The Petropleomorpha daqingensis genome includes a window with the following:
- a CDS encoding response regulator: protein MSAPTPIQVLVVDDHAVVRRGVVAYLEALEDVAVAGEAGTGSEALERLARASALQELPDVVLMDLQMPEMDGVTATAEIVRRFPGVKVVILTSFGETERVHAALEKGASGYLLKDAGPAEVDAALRAAVRDEVFLDAAVTRKLTQEMRAPRTGLGVLTAREKEVLILVAEGRSNKDIADHLVISERTARTHVSHLLAKMGLSSRTQAALLAVKEGLVQPR, encoded by the coding sequence GTGAGCGCACCGACCCCCATCCAGGTCCTGGTCGTCGACGACCACGCCGTCGTCCGCCGCGGCGTCGTGGCCTACCTCGAGGCGCTGGAGGACGTCGCCGTCGCCGGGGAGGCCGGCACCGGCTCGGAGGCGCTGGAGCGGCTGGCCCGCGCCAGCGCGCTGCAGGAACTGCCCGACGTCGTCCTGATGGACCTGCAGATGCCCGAGATGGACGGCGTCACCGCCACCGCGGAGATCGTCCGGCGCTTCCCCGGCGTGAAGGTGGTCATCCTGACCAGCTTCGGGGAGACCGAACGGGTGCACGCGGCGCTGGAGAAGGGCGCCTCGGGCTACCTGCTCAAGGACGCCGGCCCCGCCGAGGTGGACGCGGCCCTGCGCGCCGCCGTCCGCGACGAGGTGTTCCTCGACGCGGCGGTGACCCGCAAGCTCACCCAGGAGATGCGGGCCCCACGCACCGGCCTCGGGGTGCTGACCGCCCGCGAGAAGGAGGTGCTGATCCTGGTGGCCGAGGGCAGGTCCAACAAGGACATCGCCGACCACCTCGTGATCAGCGAGCGCACCGCGCGCACCCACGTGAGCCACCTCCTGGCGAAGATGGGCCTGTCGTCGCGCACCCAGGCGGCGCTGCTCGCGGTCAAGGAGGGGCTGGTCCAGCCCCGCTGA
- a CDS encoding 2Fe-2S iron-sulfur cluster-binding protein gives MPAVHVVCATAGLDLVVPPGASILDVVRDAGLPVAGPCRDGSCGACETRVLEGEPEHRDAVLTAEERAFGETMMICVSGAQGDRLVLDL, from the coding sequence ATGCCCGCCGTCCACGTCGTCTGCGCCACGGCCGGCCTCGACCTGGTCGTACCGCCGGGGGCCAGCATCCTCGACGTCGTCCGCGACGCCGGCCTGCCCGTCGCCGGTCCGTGCCGGGACGGCAGCTGCGGCGCGTGCGAGACGCGGGTCCTCGAGGGCGAGCCCGAGCACCGGGACGCCGTGCTGACCGCCGAGGAGCGCGCCTTCGGCGAGACGATGATGATCTGCGTGTCCGGGGCGCAGGGGGACCGGTTGGTGCTGGACCTGTGA
- a CDS encoding muconolactone Delta-isomerase family protein: protein MEFLVRSENRLPVDTPAERREELRSAERARAMELRAAGVLKRLWRVPGRTATIGLYEADDPAALHDALMSLPMAPWLDVQVEALATHPQERA, encoded by the coding sequence GTGGAGTTCCTCGTCCGGTCCGAGAACCGGTTGCCCGTCGACACCCCCGCCGAGCGGCGGGAGGAGCTGCGCTCCGCGGAGCGCGCCCGCGCCATGGAGCTGCGCGCGGCCGGCGTGCTGAAGCGGTTGTGGCGGGTGCCCGGCCGCACCGCGACGATCGGCCTGTACGAGGCCGACGACCCGGCGGCCCTGCACGACGCCCTGATGTCGCTGCCGATGGCGCCCTGGCTCGACGTGCAGGTCGAAGCGCTCGCCACGCACCCGCAGGAGCGGGCGTGA
- a CDS encoding class III extradiol dioxygenase subunit beta, with translation MAEVIWGLATSHVPSIGAAMDRGKTEDPSWKALFDGYAPAREWLAEHTPDVAIVVYNDHANGIDLDFVPTFGLGTAERYEVADEGFGRRPVPDVIGHPELSLHLVKELIDEGFDLTVFQELDVDHGFTVPLSVWTPDPGEAWPCPVIPLLVNVIQYPQPTAARCYALGQALGRAIRSFPGDLTVGVLGTGGMSHQLAGTRAGFINPEFDHMWMDAIEKDPAKLAALSREELIAQAGSEGIELIMWLIMRGAMNEQIRKVHSDYFVPASNTAAGIALFDNRVSQPA, from the coding sequence ATGGCTGAGGTGATCTGGGGGCTGGCGACGTCGCACGTGCCGTCGATCGGCGCGGCGATGGACCGCGGCAAGACCGAGGACCCGAGCTGGAAGGCGCTGTTCGACGGCTACGCCCCGGCGCGGGAGTGGCTGGCCGAGCACACGCCGGACGTCGCCATCGTCGTCTACAACGACCACGCCAACGGCATCGACCTCGACTTCGTGCCGACCTTCGGGCTGGGCACCGCCGAGCGGTACGAGGTGGCCGACGAAGGTTTCGGCCGCCGTCCGGTCCCCGACGTCATCGGCCACCCGGAGCTGTCGCTGCACCTGGTCAAGGAGCTCATCGACGAGGGCTTCGACCTGACCGTCTTCCAGGAGCTCGACGTCGACCACGGGTTCACCGTGCCGCTGTCGGTGTGGACGCCGGACCCCGGCGAAGCGTGGCCGTGCCCGGTGATCCCGCTGCTGGTCAACGTGATCCAGTACCCGCAGCCCACCGCGGCGCGCTGCTACGCGCTCGGCCAGGCGCTCGGCCGTGCGATCCGCAGCTTCCCCGGCGACCTCACTGTCGGCGTGCTCGGCACCGGCGGCATGAGCCACCAGCTGGCCGGCACCCGGGCGGGGTTCATCAACCCGGAGTTCGACCACATGTGGATGGACGCGATCGAGAAGGACCCGGCGAAGCTCGCCGCCCTCTCCCGCGAGGAGCTCATCGCCCAGGCCGGCTCGGAGGGGATCGAGCTGATCATGTGGCTGATCATGCGGGGCGCGATGAACGAGCAGATCCGCAAGGTGCACTCGGACTACTTCGTGCCCGCGTCCAACACCGCGGCGGGGATCGCGCTGTTCGACAACCGGGTCTCGCAGCCCGCCTGA
- a CDS encoding sensor histidine kinase produces the protein MSVAVAPSAGEVVANAPDGLAVIDADGRFVEANPVAVRLCGLPAGTVAGLRSPFPPPQDEPPARRAGELTVEWEPSPGVRREFSYVLQEMPAHQRWVVSFRDVTVPRRQERRLAAIAKAAASVASKRSLVGTLEALAREVVRTDAIAGVQILTVNSAGDRLHVMGTAGFGRTHDFFDKLMACRALGARLLMLEAFDTGQTVVMESRYEAVMADPAWAPLREDLRHPRWDSFASVPLMARGERLGILNAFYAPGQTVGETELEFLVAMAEQAAMAVDHASLLERERDLARREERQKLARDLHDSVVQQVFSMMMQSKSLGVLVRRGLPPAPETVAQVADELSSTAEDVLGDLRGMVVELRPVTTVDQSFAGALRSLLDTTAARSGLRTDLDIDDAGDELSALDGDLVEDVYRIVAEAVHNCVKHAAAENLQLRLAMTAHGRRRRLVAEVVDDGRGLRAAAEDTAGGVSSSGFGMTAMRERAARWGGSVRVQEVPTGGTRMRLTVPVPAAVPTTEGSSWTVER, from the coding sequence GTGTCGGTGGCAGTGGCCCCCTCGGCCGGCGAGGTGGTGGCGAACGCACCGGACGGACTGGCCGTCATCGACGCCGACGGCCGGTTCGTGGAGGCCAACCCGGTCGCCGTCCGGCTGTGCGGGCTGCCCGCGGGCACGGTGGCCGGGCTGCGTTCCCCCTTCCCGCCGCCGCAGGACGAACCGCCCGCCCGGAGGGCCGGTGAGCTGACCGTCGAGTGGGAGCCTTCGCCAGGGGTCCGGCGCGAGTTCAGCTACGTGCTGCAGGAGATGCCCGCGCACCAGCGGTGGGTGGTGTCCTTCCGCGACGTGACGGTGCCGCGGCGCCAGGAGCGGCGGCTCGCCGCGATCGCCAAGGCCGCGGCGAGCGTGGCCTCGAAGCGGTCGCTGGTCGGCACGCTCGAGGCGCTCGCGCGGGAGGTGGTGCGCACTGACGCCATCGCCGGCGTGCAGATCCTCACCGTCAACTCCGCCGGGGACCGGCTGCACGTGATGGGCACCGCCGGGTTCGGGCGCACCCACGACTTCTTCGACAAGCTGATGGCCTGCCGGGCCCTGGGCGCGCGGCTGCTGATGCTCGAGGCCTTCGACACCGGGCAGACCGTGGTGATGGAGAGCCGGTACGAGGCCGTCATGGCCGACCCGGCGTGGGCGCCGCTGCGGGAGGACCTGCGGCACCCCCGGTGGGACTCGTTCGCCAGCGTGCCGCTGATGGCGCGCGGGGAGCGGCTGGGCATCCTCAACGCCTTCTACGCCCCGGGGCAGACGGTGGGGGAGACCGAGCTGGAGTTCCTGGTCGCCATGGCCGAGCAGGCCGCGATGGCCGTCGACCACGCCTCGCTCCTGGAACGGGAGCGCGACCTCGCCCGGCGCGAGGAGCGGCAGAAGCTCGCCCGCGACCTGCACGACTCCGTCGTCCAGCAGGTCTTCTCGATGATGATGCAGAGCAAGTCCCTCGGCGTGCTGGTCCGCCGCGGCCTCCCGCCGGCCCCGGAGACCGTGGCGCAGGTGGCCGACGAGCTGAGCAGCACGGCCGAGGACGTGCTCGGCGACCTGCGCGGCATGGTCGTGGAGCTGCGCCCCGTCACCACCGTCGACCAGAGCTTCGCCGGGGCCCTGCGCTCGCTGCTCGACACGACGGCGGCGCGCTCGGGGCTGCGCACGGACCTCGACATCGACGACGCCGGGGACGAGCTGTCCGCGCTCGACGGCGACCTGGTCGAGGACGTCTACCGCATCGTCGCCGAGGCCGTGCACAACTGCGTCAAGCACGCCGCCGCGGAGAACCTGCAGCTCCGGTTGGCGATGACCGCGCACGGCCGCCGGCGGCGGCTGGTCGCGGAGGTGGTCGACGACGGTCGCGGCCTGCGGGCGGCCGCCGAGGACACCGCGGGAGGGGTCTCCTCCAGCGGCTTCGGCATGACCGCCATGCGCGAGCGCGCGGCCCGCTGGGGCGGCAGCGTGCGCGTGCAGGAGGTCCCCACCGGGGGGACGCGGATGCGGCTGACCGTGCCCGTCCCGGCCGCGGTGCCGACGACGGAGGGCTCGTCGTGGACAGTGGAGCGGTGA
- a CDS encoding ABC transporter ATP-binding protein: MTLLELEDVTAFYGPVQVLEGVSLTVPDNGAVGILGANGAGKTTTLRTISGTVRAGGRIVFDGKDIRGMRPDQVAALGIAHVPEGRGTLGDLTVRENLRVGAYLRKDRKGIDADIDYCLDLFPNLKERIKSNASALSGGEQQMLAVGRAIMSKPRLLLLDEASLGLAPSTAKNVYDAIRRLRIESGIAMVVVEQNANLAFTLVDSATVLETGRNVLTGTSAELKGMDEIRRAYLGG, encoded by the coding sequence ATGACGCTGCTTGAGCTCGAGGACGTCACCGCGTTCTACGGCCCGGTGCAGGTGCTGGAGGGGGTGTCGCTGACCGTTCCGGACAACGGGGCGGTCGGCATCCTCGGCGCGAACGGCGCCGGCAAGACCACCACCCTCCGCACGATCAGCGGCACCGTCCGCGCCGGCGGCCGCATCGTCTTCGACGGCAAGGACATCCGCGGCATGCGACCCGACCAGGTCGCCGCCCTCGGCATCGCGCACGTCCCGGAGGGGCGCGGCACGCTGGGTGACCTCACCGTCCGCGAGAACCTGCGGGTCGGTGCGTACCTGCGCAAGGACCGCAAGGGCATCGACGCCGACATCGACTACTGCCTCGACCTGTTCCCGAACCTGAAGGAGCGGATCAAGTCGAACGCGTCGGCCCTGTCCGGCGGCGAGCAGCAGATGCTGGCCGTGGGGCGGGCGATCATGTCCAAGCCACGCCTGCTGCTCCTCGACGAGGCCTCGCTCGGCCTCGCGCCGAGCACCGCGAAGAACGTCTACGACGCGATCCGGCGCCTGCGCATCGAGTCGGGCATCGCCATGGTCGTCGTCGAGCAGAACGCCAACCTCGCCTTCACCCTCGTCGACAGCGCGACGGTCCTGGAGACCGGCCGGAACGTGCTCACCGGCACGTCCGCCGAGCTCAAGGGGATGGACGAGATCCGACGCGCATACCTGGGGGGTTGA
- a CDS encoding alpha/beta fold hydrolase has translation MSTFVLVHGAWHGGWCWDRVAPRLREAGHEVHAPTLTGLSERAHLLSPLVGLDTHVEDVVRLIDTFRLTDVVLVGHSYAGQVVTAVADRRPDAVARRVYLDAFVGDDGETARDLLPETVEHHWAESAAEQGFEWLVPVRKLSVLGVTEPADIDWLTPKLTPHPWKTYTDPLRLTGAVDGVPAAFVECVTWMRVFAAQADRARERGWPVHELDTGHEAMVTAPEALAKVLLELAD, from the coding sequence ATGAGCACGTTCGTCCTGGTCCACGGCGCGTGGCACGGCGGCTGGTGCTGGGACAGGGTGGCGCCGCGGCTGCGTGAGGCCGGTCACGAGGTGCACGCGCCCACCCTCACCGGGCTGTCCGAGCGCGCCCACCTGCTCTCGCCGCTGGTCGGGCTCGACACCCACGTCGAGGACGTCGTCCGGCTGATCGACACCTTCCGGCTCACCGACGTGGTGCTGGTGGGGCACAGCTACGCCGGTCAGGTCGTCACCGCGGTGGCCGACCGCCGTCCGGACGCGGTCGCCCGCCGGGTCTACCTCGACGCCTTCGTCGGGGACGACGGCGAGACCGCCCGCGACCTGCTGCCCGAGACCGTCGAGCACCACTGGGCGGAGTCCGCCGCGGAGCAGGGCTTCGAGTGGCTGGTGCCGGTGCGCAAGCTGTCGGTGCTCGGCGTCACGGAGCCCGCCGACATCGACTGGCTGACCCCGAAGCTGACCCCGCACCCGTGGAAGACCTACACCGACCCGCTGCGCCTGACCGGTGCCGTGGACGGCGTGCCGGCCGCGTTCGTCGAGTGCGTGACGTGGATGCGCGTGTTCGCCGCGCAGGCCGACCGGGCACGGGAGCGCGGATGGCCGGTGCACGAGCTGGACACCGGGCACGAGGCGATGGTCACCGCCCCCGAGGCGCTGGCCAAGGTCCTGCTCGAGCTCGCCGACTGA
- the ligM gene encoding vanillate/3-O-methylgallate O-demethylase produces MTASNLQELLDQTGNTVELLRNSQLGTYIYPVVPSEFTNWRREQKAWRDTAVLFDQSHHMYNTWISGPDALKLISDLGINSVANFPVNMAKQFVPVSPEGGVIGDGILFHLDEEEYVFVGRAPVANWLEFKGSKGYNVEVRNDPRSTSRPYGKAVSRDVWRFQIQGPNAWPIIEKLHGGDLEQLKFFRMSTMNIGGEQVRTLRHGMAGAPGLEIWGPYESYEKVRDTILEVGREFGLEPCGSRAYSSNTLESGWIPSPLPAIYTADELRDYREWLPANGYEATNALAGSFVSDKIEDYYLNPWELGYGSFVKFDHDFIGRDALEAIDPSTQRRKVTLAWNDEDLTKLLGGILGEKPGYMTFDLPNANYGSSNFDSVIDADGHVIGASLFTGYSANERKGLSLATVDPNVPLGAEVRVVWGEPDGGSKKTTVEPHEQLAVRAVVSPAPYAETARGDYHAGWRSKATA; encoded by the coding sequence ATGACCGCGAGCAACCTGCAGGAACTTCTCGACCAGACCGGCAACACCGTCGAGCTGCTGCGCAACTCGCAGCTCGGCACCTACATCTACCCGGTGGTGCCCTCGGAGTTCACGAACTGGCGCCGCGAGCAGAAGGCATGGCGGGACACCGCGGTGCTCTTCGACCAGTCGCACCACATGTACAACACGTGGATCTCCGGTCCGGACGCGCTCAAGCTGATCTCCGACCTGGGCATCAACAGCGTCGCGAACTTCCCGGTCAACATGGCCAAGCAGTTCGTCCCGGTCTCCCCCGAGGGCGGCGTCATCGGCGACGGCATCCTGTTCCACCTCGACGAGGAGGAGTACGTCTTCGTCGGGCGCGCGCCGGTCGCGAACTGGCTGGAGTTCAAGGGCTCCAAGGGCTACAACGTCGAGGTCCGCAACGACCCGCGCTCGACCTCCCGGCCGTACGGCAAGGCCGTGTCGCGCGACGTGTGGCGCTTCCAGATCCAGGGCCCCAACGCCTGGCCGATCATCGAGAAGCTGCACGGCGGGGACCTCGAGCAGCTGAAGTTCTTCCGCATGTCGACCATGAACATCGGCGGCGAGCAGGTCCGCACCCTCCGGCACGGCATGGCCGGCGCTCCCGGTCTGGAGATCTGGGGCCCGTACGAGTCCTACGAGAAGGTCCGCGACACCATCCTCGAGGTGGGCCGCGAGTTCGGGCTCGAGCCGTGCGGCTCGCGCGCCTACTCGTCCAACACCCTCGAGTCGGGCTGGATCCCCTCGCCGCTGCCGGCGATCTACACCGCCGACGAGCTCCGTGACTACCGCGAGTGGCTCCCGGCCAACGGCTACGAGGCGACCAACGCGCTGGCCGGCAGCTTCGTGTCGGACAAGATCGAGGACTACTACCTCAACCCGTGGGAGCTCGGCTACGGCTCGTTCGTGAAGTTCGACCACGACTTCATCGGCCGAGACGCGCTCGAGGCGATCGACCCCAGCACCCAGCGCCGCAAGGTGACGCTGGCGTGGAACGACGAGGACCTGACGAAGCTGCTCGGCGGGATCCTGGGCGAGAAGCCCGGGTACATGACGTTCGACCTGCCCAACGCCAACTACGGGTCGTCGAACTTCGACTCGGTGATCGACGCCGACGGCCACGTGATCGGCGCGTCGCTGTTCACCGGCTACAGCGCCAACGAGCGCAAGGGCCTTTCCCTGGCCACCGTCGACCCGAACGTGCCCCTGGGCGCCGAGGTCCGCGTGGTCTGGGGCGAGCCCGACGGCGGCAGCAAGAAGACCACCGTCGAGCCGCACGAGCAGCTCGCCGTGCGCGCCGTGGTCAGCCCGGCGCCGTACGCCGAGACCGCCCGCGGTGACTACCACGCCGGCTGGCGGAGCAAGGCGACCGCCTGA
- a CDS encoding protocatechuate 3,4-dioxygenase: MTEGTPTPIFDGETSRRGFRMNKLFMSLRTEANRERFLADEAAYCREFGLTDDQERAVLSRDWQAMIDLGGSIFYVYKLAMMDGRSMQYLGGVFTGMGEADFLAAMKAGGRRDG, translated from the coding sequence GTGACCGAGGGGACGCCGACCCCGATCTTCGACGGGGAGACCAGCCGGCGCGGCTTCCGCATGAACAAGCTGTTCATGAGCCTGCGCACCGAGGCCAACCGCGAGCGCTTCCTGGCAGACGAGGCCGCCTACTGCCGCGAGTTCGGGCTCACCGACGATCAGGAGCGCGCCGTGCTGAGCCGCGACTGGCAGGCGATGATCGACCTCGGCGGCAGCATCTTCTACGTCTACAAGCTGGCGATGATGGACGGGCGGTCGATGCAGTACCTGGGCGGAGTGTTCACCGGCATGGGCGAGGCCGACTTCCTCGCCGCGATGAAGGCAGGGGGCCGTCGCGATGGCTGA
- a CDS encoding MFS transporter, protein MLRSRASAAVRGPAAAAVGAGEATRWTAVGSLMAAGFVAAAQVGKGASALTELQADFGLSASAAAWYLSAMSALGAVFGTLLGWAGQALGFRRQVLLGLATIAVANVAGAALQTTGALLVTRVAEGLGFVLVVLAVPGLLPGLTAPRQRRLVMGAWGAYMPVGSGLAALLVPPVVAGLGWPTAWVLDAVLAVLAAVAVLRWVPGSPARRLPDRAGLLGALRSPGVLSLAGVFALYAGQYLAVLGLFPAMLVHDGGISLRTAGVLSGLAFLANAPGNLLGAYLLHRGVARWRLVVTGSLCMAATVWAGQDDALPLGVRIAAVALFSFLAGLVPSSLFSGVAALTAGTPAAGASVGVLTQGSSIGQLLVPPLVVAAGASSSSWTAQPAVLSCLGLLAVLGGVLYRRWDPASGQGEPPR, encoded by the coding sequence GTGCTCAGGTCGCGTGCGTCGGCAGCGGTGCGGGGTCCGGCGGCTGCCGCCGTCGGGGCGGGGGAGGCCACCCGGTGGACCGCCGTCGGCAGCCTGATGGCCGCGGGCTTCGTCGCGGCCGCGCAGGTCGGCAAGGGGGCCTCGGCGCTCACGGAGCTCCAGGCGGATTTCGGCCTGAGCGCGTCGGCCGCCGCCTGGTACCTCTCCGCGATGAGCGCGCTCGGCGCCGTCTTCGGCACGCTGCTGGGCTGGGCCGGGCAGGCGCTGGGCTTCCGCCGGCAGGTGCTCCTGGGGCTGGCCACGATCGCCGTCGCCAACGTCGCCGGCGCCGCGCTGCAGACCACCGGCGCGCTGCTGGTCACGCGGGTGGCCGAGGGTCTCGGCTTCGTCCTCGTGGTGCTGGCCGTGCCCGGCCTGCTCCCCGGCCTGACCGCGCCGCGCCAGCGCCGGCTGGTCATGGGCGCGTGGGGCGCCTACATGCCGGTCGGGTCGGGCCTGGCCGCGCTGCTCGTGCCGCCCGTCGTCGCCGGCCTGGGCTGGCCCACGGCCTGGGTGCTGGACGCCGTGCTGGCCGTGCTCGCCGCGGTGGCGGTGCTCCGCTGGGTGCCGGGCTCACCGGCGCGCCGGCTGCCCGACCGGGCGGGGCTGCTCGGGGCGCTGCGCTCACCGGGCGTGCTCTCCCTCGCCGGGGTGTTCGCGCTCTACGCCGGGCAGTACCTGGCGGTCCTCGGGCTGTTCCCGGCCATGCTGGTGCACGACGGCGGGATCTCCCTGCGCACGGCGGGCGTGCTGAGCGGCCTGGCCTTCCTCGCGAACGCCCCCGGCAACCTGCTGGGCGCCTACCTCCTGCACCGCGGGGTGGCCCGGTGGCGCCTCGTCGTCACGGGCAGCCTGTGCATGGCCGCCACCGTGTGGGCCGGGCAGGACGACGCCCTCCCGCTGGGCGTGCGGATCGCCGCGGTGGCGCTGTTCTCCTTCCTCGCCGGGCTGGTCCCCTCGTCGCTGTTCAGCGGGGTGGCCGCCCTGACGGCGGGCACCCCCGCCGCCGGCGCCTCGGTCGGCGTGCTCACGCAGGGCTCGAGCATCGGGCAGCTGCTCGTCCCGCCGCTGGTCGTGGCGGCCGGTGCGTCATCGTCGTCGTGGACGGCGCAGCCGGCGGTGCTCTCCTGCCTGGGGCTGCTCGCCGTCCTCGGTGGGGTGCTCTACCGGCGGTGGGACCCCGCCTCCGGCCAGGGCGAGCCGCCGCGCTGA
- a CDS encoding ABC transporter ATP-binding protein: MSLQFGGIKVLQEVSFSVEPGQIFGLVGPNGAGKTSLFNCISGHYKPTSGTVRIDSTEVHGARPATLARHGLARTFQHPALQLHSTVLENVLLGAHTRLPGGSLEWSLRLPRTRRSEKELRAEALELLERNSLGWAAHLPADELSHGLHKGVELCRALLMKPRLLLLDEPAAGLPHAEVEQLIETVRRLRGEDDITVVIVEHHMGLIAALTDRVVVLDHGRKLMEGTAAEAQSDPRVIEAYIGKDAADDAA, from the coding sequence GTGAGCCTGCAATTTGGCGGCATCAAGGTGCTGCAGGAGGTGAGCTTCTCCGTCGAGCCGGGCCAGATCTTCGGGCTCGTCGGACCGAACGGCGCGGGCAAGACGTCGCTGTTCAACTGCATCAGCGGCCACTACAAGCCGACCTCCGGCACGGTGCGGATCGACAGCACCGAGGTGCACGGCGCGCGCCCGGCGACGCTCGCCCGGCACGGCCTGGCCCGGACCTTCCAGCACCCGGCCCTGCAGCTGCACTCGACGGTGCTCGAGAACGTGCTGCTCGGGGCGCACACCCGGCTGCCCGGCGGATCGCTGGAGTGGTCGTTGCGACTGCCGCGCACGCGGCGCTCCGAGAAGGAGCTGCGCGCCGAGGCGCTCGAACTGCTGGAGCGCAACAGCCTGGGCTGGGCGGCGCACCTGCCCGCCGACGAGCTGTCGCACGGCCTGCACAAGGGCGTCGAGCTCTGCCGCGCGCTGCTCATGAAGCCGCGCCTGCTGCTCCTCGACGAGCCCGCCGCCGGCCTCCCGCACGCCGAGGTGGAGCAGCTGATCGAGACGGTCCGGCGGCTGCGCGGCGAGGACGACATCACCGTCGTCATCGTCGAGCACCACATGGGCCTCATCGCCGCGCTGACCGACCGCGTCGTCGTGCTCGACCACGGTCGCAAGCTGATGGAGGGGACGGCCGCCGAGGCGCAGTCCGACCCCCGGGTCATCGAGGCGTACATCGGGAAGGACGCCGCAGATGACGCTGCTTGA
- a CDS encoding aminomethyl transferase family protein, with amino-acid sequence MPSESLAAALARAGSAVELLRNLSFPPSTFPVKPEFTNWRSEQRAWLDSCALLDQSHHMTDLFVEGPDALRLFSDLGVNTFANFGPGKAKQFVAVAPDGHLIGDAILFHLDEDSFDLVGHPMVLDWVTFHLERGDYKATAERDDNSIVRQSGPPKLYRYELQGPTAAAIVEQVSGAPAPDVKFFNMAEFTIAGKRVRGLRHGMAGQPGFELFGPWEDGEAVLGALLQAGQDHGLVRVGAKAYSTANLGSGWVPAPLPAIFGDDPLLAEYREWLPVGKVGSIGGSLDSDDIADYYLTPYDIGYGKTVKFDHDFVGREALERMAQETPARTKVTLVWNADDVTAAVGSMYRPGPGAKYIEMPKARYATHHEDAVLKDGRQVGISLDVGYLANEREMVSLATIDSALAEPGTEVTVVWGENPVSAKPAVEPHEQVQIRAVVAPCPYDARETYRAG; translated from the coding sequence ATGCCGTCCGAAAGCCTGGCCGCCGCACTGGCCCGCGCCGGGAGCGCAGTGGAGCTGCTGCGCAACCTCAGCTTCCCGCCCAGCACCTTCCCGGTGAAGCCGGAGTTCACGAACTGGCGCTCCGAGCAGCGGGCGTGGCTGGACTCGTGCGCACTGCTCGACCAGTCCCACCACATGACCGACCTGTTCGTCGAGGGCCCGGACGCGCTGCGGCTGTTCAGCGACCTCGGCGTCAACACCTTCGCGAACTTCGGCCCGGGCAAGGCCAAGCAGTTCGTCGCCGTCGCCCCCGACGGCCACCTGATCGGTGACGCGATCCTGTTCCACCTCGACGAGGACTCGTTCGACCTGGTGGGGCACCCGATGGTGCTGGACTGGGTGACGTTCCACCTCGAGCGGGGCGACTACAAGGCCACCGCCGAGCGCGACGACAACTCGATCGTCCGGCAGTCCGGGCCGCCGAAGCTCTACCGCTACGAGCTGCAGGGCCCCACGGCCGCCGCGATCGTCGAGCAGGTGTCGGGCGCGCCGGCGCCGGACGTGAAGTTCTTCAACATGGCCGAGTTCACCATCGCCGGCAAGCGGGTCCGCGGGCTGCGGCACGGCATGGCCGGCCAGCCCGGCTTCGAGCTGTTCGGCCCATGGGAGGACGGCGAGGCCGTGCTGGGCGCGCTGCTCCAGGCGGGCCAGGACCACGGGCTCGTGCGGGTCGGAGCCAAGGCCTACTCGACGGCGAACCTGGGTTCCGGCTGGGTCCCGGCCCCGCTGCCGGCGATCTTCGGCGACGACCCGCTGCTGGCCGAGTACCGCGAGTGGCTGCCGGTCGGCAAGGTCGGCTCCATCGGCGGCAGCCTCGACTCCGACGACATCGCCGACTACTACCTGACGCCCTACGACATCGGCTACGGCAAGACGGTCAAGTTCGACCACGACTTCGTCGGCCGGGAGGCGCTGGAGCGGATGGCGCAGGAGACGCCCGCCCGCACCAAGGTCACCCTCGTCTGGAACGCCGACGACGTCACCGCCGCCGTCGGCTCGATGTACCGGCCGGGCCCCGGCGCGAAGTACATCGAGATGCCCAAGGCCCGCTACGCCACCCACCACGAGGACGCGGTCCTCAAGGACGGCCGGCAGGTCGGGATCTCGCTGGACGTCGGCTACCTCGCCAACGAGCGGGAGATGGTGTCCCTGGCCACCATCGACAGCGCGCTGGCCGAGCCGGGCACCGAGGTGACCGTCGTCTGGGGCGAGAACCCGGTGTCGGCGAAGCCGGCCGTCGAGCCGCACGAGCAGGTGCAGATCCGCGCCGTCGTCGCCCCCTGCCCGTACGACGCGCGGGAGACCTACCGCGCGGGCTGA